One part of the Pseudomonas sp. MYb118 genome encodes these proteins:
- a CDS encoding NADP-dependent oxidoreductase translates to MTSQTNRQFLLAKRPVGAATRETFTYQEVPVGEPAAGQILVKNEYLSLDPAMRGWMNEGKSYIPPVGIGEVMRALGVGKVVASNNPGFAVGDYVNGALGVQDYFLGEPRGFYKVDPKLAPLPRYLSALGMTGMTAYFALLDVGAPKAGDTVVLSGAAGAVGSIAGQIAKIKGCRVVGIAGGADKCRFLVEELGFDGAIDYKSEDVLAGLKRECPKGVDVYFDNVGGDILDAVLTRLNMKARVVICGAISQYNNKEAVKGPANYLALLVNRARMEGFVVMDYAAQFAAAGQEMAGWMAQGQLKSKEDIVEGLETFPETLMKLFSGENFGKLVLKV, encoded by the coding sequence ATGACTTCCCAGACCAATCGTCAGTTCCTGCTCGCCAAACGTCCGGTGGGCGCGGCTACCCGTGAGACGTTCACCTATCAGGAGGTGCCGGTGGGCGAGCCCGCCGCGGGTCAGATCCTGGTCAAGAACGAATACCTGTCCCTGGACCCGGCCATGCGCGGCTGGATGAACGAGGGCAAGTCCTATATCCCGCCGGTGGGTATCGGCGAAGTCATGCGCGCCCTGGGCGTGGGCAAGGTCGTGGCGTCGAACAACCCGGGGTTTGCGGTCGGGGACTACGTCAATGGCGCCCTGGGCGTGCAGGATTACTTCCTCGGAGAGCCGCGCGGTTTCTATAAGGTCGATCCGAAACTGGCGCCACTGCCGCGTTACCTCTCCGCACTGGGCATGACCGGGATGACCGCCTACTTCGCCCTGCTCGACGTCGGCGCGCCCAAGGCCGGCGACACCGTGGTGCTGTCCGGCGCGGCGGGTGCGGTCGGCAGCATTGCCGGGCAGATTGCCAAGATAAAGGGGTGCCGGGTCGTTGGCATTGCCGGTGGCGCGGATAAATGCAGGTTCCTGGTCGAAGAGCTGGGTTTCGACGGCGCCATCGACTACAAGAGCGAAGACGTGCTCGCCGGCCTCAAGCGCGAGTGCCCGAAAGGCGTCGACGTGTATTTCGACAACGTCGGCGGTGACATCCTCGACGCCGTGCTGACCCGCCTGAACATGAAGGCGCGGGTGGTGATCTGCGGTGCCATCAGCCAGTACAACAACAAGGAAGCGGTCAAGGGCCCGGCCAACTATCTGGCACTGCTGGTCAATCGCGCGCGGATGGAAGGCTTCGTGGTGATGGACTACGCCGCCCAGTTCGCCGCCGCCGGCCAGGAAATGGCCGGTTGGATGGCCCAGGGGCAGCTCAAGAGCAAGGAAGACATCGTCGAAGGACTGGAGACCTTCCCCGAGACGCTGATGAAATTGTTCAGCGGGGAGAATTTCGGGAAGTTGGTGTTGAAGGTGTGA
- the pyrF gene encoding orotidine-5'-phosphate decarboxylase, translated as MSACQTPIIVALDFPTRDAALKLADQLDPKLCRVKVGKELFTSCAAEIVGTLRDKGFEVFLDLKFHDIPNTTAMAVKAAAEMGVWMVNVHCSGGLRMMAACREELSKRSGPQPLLIGVTVLTSMEREDLAGIGLDIEPQEQVLRLAALAEKAGMDGLVCSALEAQALKSAHPSLQLVTPGIRPAGSAQDDQRRILTPRQALDAGSDYLVIGRPISQAADPAKALAAVVAELA; from the coding sequence ATGTCCGCCTGCCAGACTCCTATCATCGTCGCCCTGGATTTCCCTACCCGTGACGCCGCGTTGAAGCTGGCCGACCAGTTGGACCCGAAACTGTGCCGGGTCAAAGTCGGCAAGGAACTGTTCACCAGTTGCGCCGCGGAAATCGTCGGCACCCTGCGTGACAAGGGTTTCGAAGTGTTCCTGGACCTCAAGTTCCACGACATTCCCAATACCACCGCGATGGCAGTCAAGGCGGCGGCGGAGATGGGCGTGTGGATGGTCAACGTGCATTGCTCCGGTGGCCTGCGCATGATGGCGGCCTGCCGTGAAGAGCTGTCCAAGCGCAGCGGGCCGCAACCGCTGTTGATCGGCGTGACCGTGCTGACCAGCATGGAGCGTGAAGACCTGGCCGGCATCGGCCTGGACATCGAACCGCAGGAGCAGGTACTGCGCCTGGCGGCCCTGGCGGAAAAAGCCGGGATGGACGGCCTGGTGTGCTCGGCGCTGGAAGCCCAGGCGCTGAAATCGGCTCACCCATCGCTGCAACTGGTGACCCCGGGGATTCGTCCGGCGGGCAGCGCCCAGGACGACCAACGCCGCATCCTCACCCCGCGCCAGGCGCTGGACGCCGGTTCCGATTACCTGGTGATCGGCCGCCCGATCAGCCAGGCGGCAGATCCGGCCAAGGCGCTGGCAGCGGTGGTTGCAGAGCTGGCCTGA
- a CDS encoding response regulator, producing MHSTQAPLNDDQKAPGDDRRWSIRALIVDDDVPIRELMIDYLARFNIHASGVTDGAAMRQALQAEHFDVVVLDLMLPGEDGLSLCRWLRAESDIPILMLTARCEPTDRIIGLELGADDYMAKPFEPRELVARIQTILRRVRDDRTEQRANVRFDNWRLNSVLRQLIAADGLVVPLSNAEFRLLWVFIERPRRVLSREQLLDAARGRSIEAFDRSIDLLVSRLRQKLGDDPKAPQLIKTVRGEGYLFDARDIG from the coding sequence ATGCACAGCACCCAAGCCCCCTTGAACGACGATCAAAAAGCGCCCGGCGACGACAGACGCTGGAGCATTCGCGCGCTGATCGTCGACGATGACGTCCCGATCCGTGAACTGATGATCGACTACCTGGCCCGGTTCAACATCCACGCCAGCGGCGTCACCGATGGCGCGGCCATGCGCCAGGCCTTGCAGGCAGAACATTTCGATGTGGTGGTGCTCGATCTGATGCTGCCCGGCGAAGACGGCCTGTCGTTGTGCCGCTGGCTGCGCGCCGAGTCGGATATCCCGATCCTGATGCTGACCGCCCGTTGCGAACCCACCGACCGGATCATCGGCCTGGAACTGGGCGCCGACGATTACATGGCCAAACCGTTCGAGCCCCGGGAACTGGTGGCACGGATCCAGACCATCCTGCGCCGGGTGCGCGACGACCGCACCGAACAGCGCGCCAATGTGCGCTTCGACAACTGGCGCCTGAACAGCGTGCTGCGCCAGTTGATCGCGGCCGACGGCCTGGTGGTGCCGTTGTCCAACGCCGAGTTTCGCCTGCTTTGGGTGTTCATCGAGCGCCCGCGTCGGGTGCTCAGCCGCGAACAACTGCTGGACGCGGCCCGGGGTCGTTCGATCGAAGCCTTTGACCGCAGCATTGACCTGCTGGTCTCGCGCCTGCGCCAGAAACTCGGTGACGACCCGAAAGCCCCTCAACTGATCAAGACCGTTCGCGGCGAAGGCTACCTGTTCGACGCCCGGGATATCGGCTGA
- a CDS encoding sensor histidine kinase: MRARFDTLFGRLFGVLLVAIILAHLLAFAWFHHYGPPPPPPPPEFTQGPDGRPDPRFEHRPPRPWFGGPLVPLTFQLVTLIIAAWYGAKLLSRPIQRLSDAAERLSEDLDSPPLDESGPREARQAASTFNLMQKRIIEQVQQRSRMLGAVSHDLRTPLSRLKLRLEQIDDDKLQGQMRQDLDDMISMLDATLTYLHEQRTSEAPQWMDVQALVESLSENAQDQGADVQASGHCAPLQVQPMALRSCINNLMDNALRYAGQARIELEDSRERLMIRVIDHGPGIAEDKREAVFEPFFRLEGSRNRNSGGVGLGMTIAREAAERMGGHLTLHETPGGGLTAVIRLPRS, from the coding sequence ATGCGAGCGCGCTTCGATACGCTGTTCGGCCGCCTGTTTGGCGTGCTGCTGGTAGCGATCATCCTGGCGCACCTGCTGGCATTTGCCTGGTTCCATCATTACGGTCCGCCGCCCCCACCGCCGCCGCCCGAATTCACCCAAGGCCCGGATGGCAGGCCGGACCCGCGCTTCGAACACCGCCCGCCACGCCCCTGGTTCGGCGGGCCGCTGGTGCCGCTGACGTTCCAGTTGGTCACGCTGATCATTGCCGCCTGGTACGGCGCCAAACTGCTCAGCCGGCCGATCCAGCGCCTGAGCGACGCCGCCGAGCGCCTGAGCGAAGACCTCGACAGCCCGCCGCTGGACGAGTCCGGTCCACGGGAGGCCAGGCAAGCGGCGTCCACGTTCAACCTGATGCAAAAACGCATCATCGAACAGGTGCAGCAACGCTCGCGCATGCTCGGCGCGGTCTCCCACGACCTGCGCACACCGCTGTCACGGCTCAAGTTGCGCCTGGAACAGATCGACGACGACAAACTGCAAGGCCAGATGCGCCAGGATCTGGACGACATGATCAGCATGCTCGACGCCACCCTCACCTATCTGCACGAGCAGCGCACCAGCGAAGCCCCGCAATGGATGGACGTGCAGGCGCTGGTCGAGTCCCTGAGTGAAAACGCCCAGGATCAGGGTGCCGATGTCCAGGCCAGCGGACATTGCGCACCGTTGCAAGTGCAACCGATGGCCCTGCGCTCGTGCATCAATAACCTGATGGACAACGCCCTGCGCTATGCCGGTCAGGCGCGGATCGAGCTTGAGGACAGCCGCGAACGGCTGATGATCCGGGTCATCGACCACGGGCCGGGGATCGCCGAAGACAAACGCGAAGCGGTGTTCGAACCGTTCTTCCGCCTGGAAGGCTCGCGCAACCGCAACTCCGGGGGTGTCGGCCTGGGCATGACCATCGCCCGCGAGGCCGCCGAACGGATGGGCGGGCACTTGACCCTGCATGAGACACCGGGTGGTGGTTTGACCGCGGTGATTCGCTTGCCGAGATCTTGA
- the xopAW gene encoding XopAW family type III secretion system calcium-binding effector has protein sequence MIGSVSNYTSYTSSVSSISNTRSQQFQKDLFSKLDSNSDGTVDQDELQSALSQKSDDGLLVSLSKNFADLDSDESGSLSSEEMAAMAPPPPPPRDQAADTELADALISALDTDGDGAISSDELSSGLTSAGSSADSSEIFSALDKNEDGVVSNDELAASLAPPPPPPQQASSEALFSQLDTDSDSSTNQANVAQALEKMIANLSKQYSLDNVATVGKYLDVAT, from the coding sequence ATGATCGGTAGCGTGAGCAACTACACGAGCTATACCAGCAGCGTCAGCAGTATCAGTAACACCCGCAGCCAGCAGTTCCAGAAAGATCTGTTTAGCAAACTCGACAGCAACAGCGACGGCACCGTGGATCAGGACGAGCTGCAAAGCGCCCTGTCGCAGAAGTCCGATGACGGCTTGCTGGTCAGCCTGAGCAAAAACTTTGCCGATCTGGACAGTGATGAAAGTGGCAGCCTGAGCAGTGAAGAAATGGCGGCGATGGCGCCACCACCGCCACCTCCCCGTGATCAGGCAGCGGATACCGAACTGGCCGATGCGCTGATCAGCGCGCTGGACACCGACGGTGACGGCGCCATCAGCAGCGACGAGCTGAGCAGCGGCCTGACCAGCGCCGGCAGCAGTGCCGACAGCAGCGAGATCTTTTCCGCCCTGGACAAGAACGAGGACGGGGTCGTCAGCAACGACGAACTGGCCGCCAGCCTTGCCCCGCCACCGCCGCCACCGCAGCAGGCCTCCAGCGAAGCGCTGTTCAGCCAGCTCGATACCGACAGCGACAGCTCGACCAACCAGGCGAACGTGGCCCAGGCCCTGGAAAAAATGATCGCCAACCTGAGCAAGCAGTATTCGCTCGACAACGTCGCCACCGTGGGCAAATACCTCGACGTGGCGACGTAA
- a CDS encoding AI-2E family transporter — translation MINNDRLLVQILLLVLFGASVWVMAPFWSALFWGAVLAFASWPLMVLLTRWLRGRETLAASVLTLGWILLVALPLVWLGFNLADHVRDATAFIKDVQMDGLPEAPSWLGGIPLVGERLVVIWNSIDQQGAALMVSLKPYLGQVGNWLLARSAQIGGGILELTLSIVFVFFFYRDGPRLAAFVHTLLQRLIGDRAGYYIELVAGTVQRVVNGVIGTAAAQAILALIGFLIAGVPGALVLGIVTFLLSLIPMGPPLVWIPATAWLAWKGEYGMAVFLGIWGTFIISGVDNVLKPYLISRGGNLPLVIVLLGVFGGLIAFGFIGLFIGPTLLAVAYSLLNDWSKSQAKP, via the coding sequence ATGATCAATAACGATCGGCTGTTGGTGCAGATCCTGCTCCTGGTGTTGTTTGGTGCGAGCGTCTGGGTGATGGCGCCGTTCTGGTCGGCGTTGTTCTGGGGCGCGGTGCTGGCCTTTGCCAGCTGGCCGTTGATGGTGCTGCTGACCCGCTGGCTCAGGGGCCGTGAAACCCTGGCGGCCTCGGTGCTGACCCTGGGCTGGATATTGCTGGTGGCGTTGCCGCTGGTGTGGCTGGGGTTCAACCTGGCCGACCATGTGCGCGATGCCACGGCGTTCATCAAGGATGTGCAGATGGACGGCCTGCCCGAGGCGCCAAGCTGGCTGGGCGGCATTCCGCTGGTGGGCGAACGGCTGGTGGTGATCTGGAACAGCATCGACCAGCAGGGCGCGGCGCTGATGGTGTCGCTCAAGCCTTACCTGGGGCAGGTCGGCAACTGGCTGCTGGCGCGCAGCGCACAGATTGGCGGGGGCATTCTGGAGCTGACGCTGAGCATCGTCTTCGTGTTCTTCTTCTACCGCGACGGCCCGCGCCTGGCGGCCTTCGTCCACACGCTGTTGCAGCGCTTGATCGGTGACCGCGCCGGTTATTACATCGAATTGGTGGCGGGCACGGTGCAACGGGTGGTGAACGGGGTGATCGGCACGGCGGCGGCCCAGGCGATCCTGGCGCTGATCGGCTTCCTGATTGCCGGCGTACCCGGCGCGCTGGTGCTGGGTATCGTCACCTTCCTGCTCAGCCTGATCCCCATGGGACCGCCGCTGGTATGGATCCCGGCCACCGCCTGGCTGGCCTGGAAAGGCGAGTACGGGATGGCGGTGTTCCTCGGCATCTGGGGGACGTTCATCATCAGCGGCGTCGACAACGTCCTCAAGCCCTACCTGATCAGCCGGGGCGGCAACCTGCCGCTGGTGATCGTCCTGCTCGGCGTGTTTGGCGGCCTGATCGCATTCGGCTTCATCGGCCTGTTCATCGGCCCGACCTTGCTGGCCGTGGCGTACAGCCTGCTGAACGACTGGAGCAAAAGCCAGGCAAAACCCTGA
- a CDS encoding DUF4892 domain-containing protein, translating to MRSLSLLALCCFSPLSFSADVPGSQDLPIVPRMIDSQIVDYRPATEMERIYPMGSIRKISGQLRFDGQVNARGQTTSVTYELPAEQTSNAAFTGAREALQKQDAQLLFWCQARDCGESSLWANEVFGNAKLYGSDDQQAYLLLRLAAPNDNTLVALYGITRGNRKAYLHVEQFTAGAPLGELLPTSATLLRELRSTGELDFPTLTDAPDETWLRLLSRGLNLDTGLRVSVSGPNAEAWRQALIGQGVRAARLETGSVEGSNLRIELLR from the coding sequence ATACGTTCACTCAGTCTGCTGGCGCTGTGCTGTTTCAGTCCTCTGTCATTTTCCGCCGATGTGCCGGGCAGTCAGGACCTGCCGATCGTGCCGCGCATGATCGACTCGCAGATCGTCGACTATCGCCCGGCGACCGAAATGGAGCGCATCTACCCGATGGGCTCGATTCGCAAGATCAGCGGCCAGTTGCGCTTTGACGGCCAGGTCAACGCCCGCGGGCAAACCACCTCGGTGACCTACGAGCTGCCCGCGGAGCAGACCTCTAACGCGGCCTTCACTGGCGCCCGCGAGGCCTTGCAAAAGCAGGACGCGCAGTTGCTGTTCTGGTGCCAGGCCCGTGATTGCGGGGAAAGCAGCCTGTGGGCCAATGAAGTCTTCGGCAACGCCAAGCTCTATGGTTCCGATGACCAGCAGGCGTACCTGTTGCTGCGTCTGGCGGCACCGAACGACAACACGCTGGTGGCGCTGTACGGCATCACCCGCGGCAATCGCAAAGCCTACCTGCATGTCGAGCAGTTCACCGCAGGCGCGCCACTGGGGGAGTTGCTGCCGACCTCCGCGACCTTGTTGCGTGAGCTCAGGAGCACTGGTGAGCTCGACTTCCCGACACTCACCGATGCCCCCGACGAGACCTGGCTGCGCCTGCTGTCCCGTGGCCTGAACCTGGACACGGGCCTGCGGGTGAGCGTGTCCGGGCCGAATGCCGAAGCCTGGCGCCAGGCGCTGATTGGCCAGGGCGTACGCGCCGCGCGTCTGGAGACCGGTAGCGTCGAAGGCTCTAACCTGCGCATCGAACTGTTGCGATAA
- a CDS encoding alpha/beta hydrolase encodes MSPVVEEVRLSLPHIELAAHLFGPEDGLPVIALHGWLDNANSFARLAPKLDGLRVIALDMAGHGHSGHRPVGAGYALWDYAHDVLQVAEQLGLKRFALLGHSMGAITSLIIAGSMPERVTHLALIDGIIPPTDKGENAAERMGMALQAQLDLREKRKPVYATLDRAVEARMKGLVAVSREAAELLAQRGLVPVQGGYTWRTDSRLTLPSPLRLTTEQAMAFVQRVSCPARLIVAADGMLAKHPELLERLPFSHEQLPGGHHLHLNDESGAALVADCFNRFFAIP; translated from the coding sequence ATGAGCCCGGTGGTTGAGGAAGTCCGCCTGAGCCTGCCGCACATCGAGCTGGCCGCGCATCTGTTCGGCCCCGAGGACGGCTTGCCGGTGATCGCCCTGCATGGCTGGCTGGACAACGCCAACAGCTTTGCCCGCCTGGCGCCGAAGCTCGACGGGTTGCGCGTGATTGCCCTGGACATGGCCGGCCATGGCCATTCCGGACATCGTCCGGTCGGTGCCGGTTATGCTTTGTGGGACTACGCCCATGACGTCTTGCAAGTGGCCGAACAACTGGGGTTGAAGCGCTTTGCCCTGCTCGGACACTCCATGGGGGCGATCACCTCGCTGATCATCGCCGGGTCGATGCCGGAGCGCGTGACCCATCTGGCCCTGATCGACGGCATCATCCCGCCGACCGACAAAGGCGAGAACGCCGCCGAGCGCATGGGCATGGCCCTGCAGGCGCAACTGGACCTGCGCGAGAAACGCAAACCGGTGTATGCCACCCTCGACCGCGCCGTTGAAGCCCGCATGAAAGGCCTGGTGGCGGTCAGTCGCGAAGCCGCCGAACTGCTGGCCCAGCGCGGCCTGGTGCCGGTGCAGGGCGGTTACACCTGGCGCACCGACAGCCGCCTGACGCTGCCATCGCCCTTGCGCCTGACCACGGAACAGGCGATGGCTTTCGTCCAGCGGGTCAGTTGCCCGGCGCGGCTGATCGTCGCTGCCGATGGCATGCTGGCCAAACACCCGGAGCTGCTGGAGCGTCTACCCTTCAGCCATGAGCAGTTGCCGGGCGGTCATCATCTGCACCTGAACGACGAGTCCGGGGCCGCTCTTGTAGCAGACTGTTTCAATCGGTTCTTCGCCATTCCTTGA
- a CDS encoding alpha/beta fold hydrolase: MSQQIFFAHANGFPSGTYGKLFAALAPEYQVAHLQQHAHDPRFPADDNWNNLVDELIHHLEQQAQPVWGVGHSFGGVLHLHAALRCPKLYRGVVMLDSPVLTLADQWVIRAAKRFGFIDRLTPAGRTLGRKEEFADLDSARRYFAGKTLFRGFDPDCFDAYLQHGLEQVGDKLRLRFDPATEISIYRGVPHTSPGRARHLKVPLAVVRGHDSRVVMRHHASSVGRLPLGESLSMPGGHMFPLERPQDTAILLKDLFSRWDGRRQQDCA, from the coding sequence ATGTCGCAGCAGATATTTTTCGCCCACGCCAATGGATTCCCGTCGGGGACCTACGGCAAGTTGTTCGCGGCGTTGGCGCCCGAGTATCAGGTCGCGCATTTGCAGCAGCATGCCCATGACCCGCGTTTCCCGGCGGACGACAACTGGAACAACCTGGTCGATGAGCTGATTCACCACCTCGAACAACAGGCGCAGCCGGTGTGGGGCGTGGGGCATTCCTTCGGTGGCGTGCTGCACCTGCACGCCGCATTGCGTTGCCCGAAGCTGTATCGCGGCGTGGTGATGCTCGACTCGCCGGTGCTGACCCTTGCTGATCAGTGGGTCATCCGCGCGGCCAAGCGTTTTGGTTTCATCGACCGCCTGACGCCGGCGGGGCGTACGCTGGGGCGCAAGGAAGAATTCGCCGACCTCGACAGCGCCCGCCGTTATTTCGCCGGCAAAACCCTGTTCCGTGGTTTTGACCCGGACTGCTTCGATGCTTACCTGCAACACGGCCTGGAGCAGGTCGGCGACAAGTTGCGCCTGCGTTTCGACCCGGCCACGGAAATCAGCATCTACCGTGGCGTGCCCCACACCAGCCCAGGTCGCGCACGACACTTGAAAGTGCCACTGGCGGTGGTGCGCGGGCACGACAGCCGCGTGGTCATGCGTCATCACGCCAGTTCCGTCGGGCGCCTGCCGCTGGGTGAATCCCTGAGCATGCCCGGCGGGCACATGTTCCCCCTCGAACGCCCGCAGGATACCGCCATCCTGCTCAAGGACCTGTTCAGTCGCTGGGATGGTCGTCGCCAGCAGGATTGCGCATGA
- a CDS encoding hotdog fold thioesterase, translated as MSLWRTTPNIEQLNAIQKNTIGEVLDIRFESFDDESLTASMVIDHRTHQPYGLLHGGASVVLAESVGSMASYLCIDASKFYCVGLEINANHLRGLRSGRVTAVAKAIHLGRTTHVWDIRLTSDEGKASCVSRLTMAVVPLGENPPGR; from the coding sequence ATGAGTTTGTGGCGTACCACTCCGAACATCGAACAGTTGAACGCAATTCAGAAAAACACCATTGGCGAGGTGCTGGACATCCGCTTCGAATCCTTCGATGACGAGTCCCTGACCGCCAGCATGGTCATCGACCACCGCACTCACCAGCCTTATGGCCTGCTGCACGGTGGCGCTTCCGTGGTGCTGGCCGAGTCCGTCGGTTCCATGGCCAGTTACCTGTGCATCGACGCCAGCAAGTTCTATTGCGTGGGCCTGGAAATCAACGCCAACCATTTGCGCGGCCTGCGCAGCGGGCGGGTGACCGCAGTGGCCAAGGCCATTCACCTCGGGCGTACCACCCACGTCTGGGACATTCGCCTGACCAGCGATGAAGGCAAGGCCAGTTGCGTGTCGCGCCTGACCATGGCGGTGGTGCCCCTGGGCGAGAACCCGCCCGGACGCTGA
- a CDS encoding AMP-binding protein, with product MPAAFRLPLDVFYEREARHPRQRYLVQPVGGGKVETLTWEDVGHQARCAAHWLRARELPPGSHIALISKNCAHWIIADLAIWMAGHVSVPLYPNLTAESVGQVLQHSEAALAFIGKLDDWPAMSRGVSPDLPTISLPLHPPGDFAFSWADLQTCSPIQDNPTPTVDQLATIIYTSGTTGLPKGVMHTFGNLGFATSRGTQLFGLNEGDRLLSYLPLCHVAERMFVELASIYTGQTVFFAESLDTFLTDMQRARPTALFGVPRIWTKFQMGVYGKIPAKRLDFLLGLPFIGKRVGHKVLAGLGLDELRVALSGAAPVPQTLLLWYRKLGLDVLEVYGMTESCGYSHIGRPGEYKSGWIGRPCPEVEVKIDESGEVLVRSGATMLGYFKEPQKTAETITEDGFLRTGDKGEQDADGNLRLTGRLKEIFKTSKGKYVAPAPIENRLAVHSRIEQVCVVGDGLIAPLGLCVLSAVGQQDADGAARAGLHSSLEKLLEEVNGVLDKHERLRRLVVVKDSWAVENGFLTPTLKIKRNVIEAAYGARFEEWSEHSDAVLWQD from the coding sequence ATGCCTGCTGCTTTTCGTTTGCCGCTGGACGTCTTCTACGAGCGTGAAGCCCGTCATCCCCGTCAGCGCTATCTGGTTCAGCCAGTGGGCGGCGGCAAGGTCGAGACGCTGACCTGGGAAGACGTCGGTCACCAGGCCCGTTGCGCCGCGCACTGGCTGCGGGCACGCGAATTGCCGCCGGGCAGCCACATCGCCCTGATCTCGAAAAACTGCGCCCACTGGATCATCGCCGACCTCGCGATCTGGATGGCCGGGCATGTGTCGGTGCCGCTTTACCCCAACCTTACTGCCGAGTCCGTCGGGCAAGTGCTGCAGCACTCCGAAGCGGCGCTGGCGTTCATCGGCAAGCTCGATGACTGGCCCGCCATGTCCCGTGGGGTCAGCCCCGACCTGCCCACCATCAGCCTGCCGCTGCATCCGCCGGGCGATTTCGCTTTCAGCTGGGCCGACCTGCAAACCTGCTCGCCGATCCAGGACAACCCGACCCCCACCGTCGATCAACTGGCGACCATCATCTACACCTCCGGCACCACCGGCCTGCCCAAGGGGGTGATGCACACCTTTGGCAACCTGGGGTTCGCCACCAGTCGCGGTACGCAGTTGTTCGGTCTCAACGAGGGCGACCGGCTGCTGTCGTACCTGCCGCTATGCCATGTCGCCGAGCGCATGTTCGTCGAACTGGCGTCGATCTATACCGGGCAGACCGTGTTCTTTGCCGAGAGCCTCGACACCTTCCTCACCGACATGCAGCGCGCGCGGCCCACGGCGCTGTTCGGCGTGCCGCGCATCTGGACCAAGTTCCAGATGGGCGTCTACGGCAAGATCCCGGCCAAACGCCTGGATTTCCTCCTGGGCCTGCCCTTCATCGGCAAGCGGGTCGGGCACAAGGTGCTCGCCGGCCTCGGGCTGGATGAGTTGCGGGTGGCCCTGTCCGGCGCGGCCCCGGTGCCGCAGACCCTGCTGCTGTGGTATCGCAAGCTCGGTCTGGACGTGCTGGAGGTGTACGGCATGACCGAAAGCTGCGGGTATTCGCACATCGGTCGGCCCGGCGAATACAAGAGCGGCTGGATCGGCAGGCCGTGCCCGGAAGTGGAAGTGAAGATCGACGAATCCGGCGAGGTGCTGGTACGCAGCGGCGCGACCATGCTCGGCTATTTCAAGGAGCCGCAGAAAACCGCCGAGACCATCACCGAGGACGGCTTCCTGCGCACCGGTGACAAGGGCGAACAGGACGCCGACGGCAACCTGCGCCTGACCGGGCGTCTCAAGGAAATCTTCAAGACCAGCAAAGGCAAGTACGTGGCACCGGCCCCGATCGAAAACCGCCTGGCGGTGCATTCGCGGATCGAGCAGGTCTGCGTGGTCGGTGACGGCCTGATCGCGCCGCTGGGCTTGTGCGTGCTCTCGGCGGTCGGCCAGCAGGACGCCGATGGCGCCGCACGGGCGGGCCTGCATTCGAGCCTGGAAAAACTGCTGGAGGAGGTCAACGGTGTGCTCGACAAACACGAGCGTCTGCGCCGGCTGGTGGTGGTCAAGGACAGCTGGGCGGTGGAAAACGGTTTCCTCACGCCGACCCTGAAGATCAAGCGCAACGTGATCGAAGCGGCGTACGGGGCGCGGTTCGAAGAATGGAGCGAGCACAGCGACGCGGTGCTGTGGCAGGATTGA
- the sixA gene encoding phosphohistidine phosphatase SixA, which yields MKLWVLRHGEAEPYGKRPDSERALTDHGREEVLRAAAELMGKPITAIYASPYLRAQQTAEIVRTALGFAPDIRTVEWLTPDNRPQRVAEQLVSVDNVLLVSHNPLVGNLLGFLQHGHVQEPETVKTAGLAELEGDLPVPGSMKLNGIKHP from the coding sequence ATGAAACTCTGGGTATTGCGTCATGGTGAGGCCGAGCCTTACGGCAAACGTCCGGACTCCGAGCGAGCACTGACCGACCACGGTCGCGAAGAAGTGCTGCGCGCGGCGGCCGAATTGATGGGCAAGCCGATTACAGCCATCTATGCCAGCCCCTACCTGCGTGCGCAGCAAACCGCCGAGATCGTGCGCACCGCCCTGGGTTTCGCGCCGGACATCCGCACCGTCGAATGGCTGACCCCGGACAATCGCCCGCAAAGGGTGGCCGAGCAGCTGGTGTCGGTGGACAACGTGCTGCTGGTCAGCCACAACCCGCTGGTGGGGAACCTGCTGGGCTTCTTGCAGCACGGTCATGTGCAGGAGCCGGAAACCGTGAAGACCGCTGGCCTGGCCGAGCTGGAAGGTGACTTGCCGGTGCCGGGGAGCATGAAGCTGAACGGGATCAAGCACCCTTAA
- a CDS encoding DUF4389 domain-containing protein, producing MNDPKTEAKYESILLRVLWMIVFLLVWQVAQFILGAVVLVQLVYRLFYGAPNASLMNFGDSLSQFLAQIGRFGTFHSDQKPWPFADWPAPRAPEGEAPHTVPPAPHPARDEEPKL from the coding sequence ATGAACGATCCGAAAACAGAAGCCAAATACGAGTCCATCCTGCTGCGGGTGTTGTGGATGATCGTCTTCCTGCTGGTCTGGCAGGTGGCGCAGTTCATCCTTGGCGCCGTGGTGCTGGTGCAACTGGTCTATCGTTTGTTTTATGGCGCCCCGAACGCCAGCCTGATGAATTTCGGCGACAGCCTGAGCCAGTTCCTGGCCCAGATCGGTCGTTTCGGCACCTTCCACAGCGACCAGAAACCCTGGCCGTTCGCCGACTGGCCGGCGCCGCGTGCGCCGGAAGGCGAAGCGCCACACACCGTGCCGCCTGCGCCGCATCCGGCCCGAGATGAGGAACCCAAGCTATGA